In the genome of Canis lupus familiaris isolate Mischka breed German Shepherd chromosome 17, alternate assembly UU_Cfam_GSD_1.0, whole genome shotgun sequence, the window TTGGGACTCTGAGCAAGGGGAGAGCAGCCAGACGCCCTTAGAACCCTGGGGCTCCCACAGCACATTGCACTTTCTCAACCTCCAAGATTTTCACTCTAGTTTTTCCTTAACGTGTAGACATTTTAGGCTTTGAGCATTTGAGACCGTTCACTGGTGAGCTTTCCAGAATTGCAGGACAAGGAGTGCAGAGAGCGGTCAGCTAACTCTGCGTCTATAGGGAGCCCTTGTGTCAAGGTAGGAAATGACCTAGAAGGGGAGCAAGGACAGGCTGGGGAGGAGACGGTAAGAGGGAGCCCTGAGAGGAGGAGAGATGACAAAGGCCAGACAGAGGGCAGAGCGGGAGCACCACCCCAGGGCCAGGCTCCCTCCAAGAGGACAAGGAAGGGCACGGCCAGGCGAAGAAGAgactccaccaccaccacagcccAAATGACAAGTACTGTTTATTACAGTTACACGAATGGGCCCAGCCACAGGCTCGGCGCCACCCCAGGGATGAGCAGAGATGAGCAGTCAcggaccccctccccacccccccacccccaccccacctccaagTCGTGTCCAGTCACACACTCTGGGCAGAAAGTCCTAGTATTGAACACAGAGCACAGGTTCCCTTTGCTTGGCGGTGCATCTCTCTGAGTCACAGACGGCCCCACTCTTGGAGCAGCCAACAGAGCAGCTGGAACGTTGTCAAATTAAATAGGCAAGTACAAGAGGTCCCAGGAGGACCGGGCTGGGGGCCTCGGGTCCTCGCAAAGGTGTGAGAGGAGGTCCGTCCGAGGTGTCTGAGAGGCAGGCCTTGGCTCCGGGCCTCGTGGGGCTGGCGGCCTCCGGTGAAGCTGGGCCGGAGCCATCACAGCTTCTCAAGCCATTTCGGAGACGGTGCTTCAAGCTTGGCAACACGGAAATCTCTATCAGGCCTTATATAACCTTGGTTGGACCTACTGACCTCCAGAAGAATTTcagcaaagacaaaaaacaaagagcaaacaAACCAGAGGGACTCTGGCCCCAGAATCCCTCCCCACGGGAAAGATAAAGGCACAGAGTTTTTAGCCAAGTTTCCCAATATCGTTTGTGTTTAGAGAGCAGGCTGGTCACGTCCACACGACCAGCACAGAGAGAAGAAGCAAAGGCAGCAGAGTTCACATGACTACTTTATATTAAAGTTTATTACATTTGGAAAATCTACTGTACAGGGAAAAACCCATTGGATTAAGTAGAGTTTTGCCAAAAGCAAAAGACTATCACTCTTTGGAACATTCCTGAttccagcccagggcagggccacaGGAGCTAATCAAAGGTGAACCTGGTCCTCTGTGGATCAGCTCCGTGCCAGGTGTGCCCAGACCCCTCTCGTCACCTTCTGGAGGAAAAATGTCCCCCAGAGACTTTTTCTCTGGGGGACCAAAGGGAGGGCTGGGTCCGTAGGAGGTTCTCTGGGCCCACTGCCACTTCGCCCACCCGACGGTCCTCTCTCTCCTCGGTCCCCAGCCAGAGGTGCCAGGATTCCATTCTCACGCAGCTCCCCCATATGACAGCGGCCCCGAGTCCATGGGCATAGGCCTGACCGCTCCAGAGGCAACTGCCCACGGCAGCCAGGACCAGCCAGCCCACCGCCGGGGCCACAGACACACATTCCATACCCTGTTGCACACGTGAGTGACAAAATCAGAGACAACACACAACATAGGCCTATATGTTGGCTTCCAGATTTGGTTctcctagtttaaaaaaaaaaaaaaaaaaaaaaaaaagtcttaaccCTGGATGCTTGTCTCCTCGCCGTAGATTAGGGAAGCAAGATGGGAGTAATCGAATCAACTTACTTAACTTACCGCAGAAGTAACAAAGTCTACTGGGCTATGAACAAAGAAACTAGAGGAAACATGTGCAAAAACAAGTTGATATCTAAATGAGACCTCCCCACAAAACAATGTGAATCTGGTGGAGCTCTGCACTCCTCTCCCCGCCActcgggggggagggggacgggggtCGGGGGGTAGAAATGCCCCCAGACCCTTGGTCTCCACCAGCAAGTGCTACAGATGTGCCAGCCCTCAGCCAGCAGGCCCATCCAGGGGTGAAGCGGCGGGGTCCCCTTTCTCTCCAGAGTTGGGTCAGGGGAGGGGCTGCTCCAGGTAGGAGAAACTGAGTCAGAATGAGGAGATGCCAGGTGCTGGCTGTGGTGGAAAGGTCACGCGCGAGAAAGCCCCTGCGCCCAAGTCTCCAGGCAGAAGTCAGAGAAGCAGAGTCGAGAGCCCCCAGCGCGCCCCGGAAGTCCgtgggcagggagctggggaggcgGCATGGTGGCAGGGCCTGCAGTTCTTCATGGAAGAGGCAAGTGGGGGCCTAGCgagtggcagggggaggaggagcccgGTCCCCGTCAGGCGTAGAACTCCTCCTGCTTGCTGGGCTTCTGGTAGGCTCCGCCGTTGGCTTGTTTGGGCTCCTCCAAGGAGTAGCTGCCCTCGTCCTTCTTCTTCATCCGGTACAGCATGAAGCCCACCAGGCACACGGCGAAGATGAGCCCCACGAGGCCTCCAGCGATGACCcctgtgggaggcagggaggccagctcCGCTCGGTGCTCCTCCCAGTAAACAGCCAGCCCCCCAACACCAGGCAGCCCTCCAGGTGGCCGCGGTCAGACCACCCCCCCCACCTGAGAGAAACTCACCTCCCAGCACTTCCTTCCTGTCCAGGAGGCCCTGTGAGGCCCCCGTGGCCCCACGGTCCACTGGGGGTTGATTCCGCTGGTCAGGCTCCACAGCTGTCCCGGCCGTGTTTTCCCCAGATACGTCAAAGGTGAAGTCCTACGGGAGGCAAGGGACAGTCTCAGGCCGGGGTGGGCCACTGCCGGCGGCGGCATCCACATCCAGTTTTATTTCCGAACCCAGAAGCAGCTCGGGCCTCCCTGGTCACTGCAGCCACCGGCTCAGACACACCGAGCCCAGACTTCCCGGACCCCAAAGTCAGGCACCTCTCATCGTATCACCCCAGACCCTGGCTGGACTGTGGCAGTGACGTCACACCAAGTGATACAAAGCAACaggtatttatatgaaaataaataggcTCGTGTTCATGTTAAGTGTAAAATCACCACGATTAgaagacagaaagacaaaaaaaaaaaaaaaaaaaaagacagaaagaccCAGTAGAGCCTTTACAGTCGCTCGCTTCAGTTTGGGGAGGACTGCTCTGCTCTGGTCTCAGGTCTagcctgtcccccccaccccaccccccgccccggggcttGGCCCTAGACGCAGGGGAAGGTGGGACCTTGTGATCCTTCCTCACGGTGGGGAACAGGACATGCTTATGGGACACAGGGTGTTGGGTGTGCCAGATGAGCCAGCCAGCGCCCCTCAGCCCCCTGCACTGTGCTCCACCAGGTAGCAGCAGCCACCCCCGGCCCAGGAGACACGGGGGACCCCAGCGGGCACTCACCTGCTCCCCGGAGCCCTCTCCCGCCGGGAGCTGAGTGGAGACTCCGTCCTCGGCGGCCCTCTCGGTGGCAGAGGGACCTCCGTCCTCCACTCTCGGGGTGTGAGGGTCGAGCTGGCTGGGTTCTGCAAGAACCGAGATCTGATGGTGGTCAGGCTGCGCGTCCCTGTGGGGATGGAGGGTGGCAGGGCCCTGGGCCGTGGTGGCTCTGGCGGTCGAAGCCCTGTGAGTGGTGGGGTGCGGCGTGGTCTCGCTGGGGGGGTGGGCGGTCTCCTTCTCCCGGTCAGTGAAGCCGGGCTCCGCCTCTGCCACGAGCACGGCCTCTCCCCCCTCGGGGCCCTCTCTGGTCAGCAGGATGGACGTGGAGCTGTCGATGTCATCCGCGCCGGTGGGCTCCTGAGCCGTGGGCATGGCCGTCAGAAGTGCCATGTCCTTCCAGGTGGACGGGGTCTGCTGTGACAAGGTGATGTCCTGCAGAGCACCTGGAGGCCCAGAAGCAGAGC includes:
- the SDC1 gene encoding syndecan-1 isoform X3, coding for MSLWQIVATNVPPEDQDGSGDDSDNFSGSGAGALQDITLSQQTPSTWKDMALLTAMPTAQEPTGADDIDSSTSILLTREGPEGGEAVLVAEAEPGFTDREKETAHPPSETTPHPTTHRASTARATTAQGPATLHPHRDAQPDHHQISVLAEPSQLDPHTPRVEDGGPSATERAAEDGVSTQLPAGEGSGEQDFTFDVSGENTAGTAVEPDQRNQPPVDRGATGASQGLLDRKEVLGGVIAGGLVGLIFAVCLVGFMLYRMKKKDEGSYSLEEPKQANGGAYQKPSKQEEFYA
- the SDC1 gene encoding syndecan-1 isoform X1, with the translated sequence MGNAAAKGYFKAQCGCCSAPWPCPGIPQMQIVATNVPPEDQDGSGDDSDNFSGSGAGALQDITLSQQTPSTWKDMALLTAMPTAQEPTGADDIDSSTSILLTREGPEGGEAVLVAEAEPGFTDREKETAHPPSETTPHPTTHRASTARATTAQGPATLHPHRDAQPDHHQISVLAEPSQLDPHTPRVEDGGPSATERAAEDGVSTQLPAGEGSGEQDFTFDVSGENTAGTAVEPDQRNQPPVDRGATGASQGLLDRKEVLGGVIAGGLVGLIFAVCLVGFMLYRMKKKDEGSYSLEEPKQANGGAYQKPSKQEEFYA
- the SDC1 gene encoding syndecan-1 isoform X2; this translates as MRRAALWLWLCALALRLQPALPQIVATNVPPEDQDGSGDDSDNFSGSGAGALQDITLSQQTPSTWKDMALLTAMPTAQEPTGADDIDSSTSILLTREGPEGGEAVLVAEAEPGFTDREKETAHPPSETTPHPTTHRASTARATTAQGPATLHPHRDAQPDHHQISVLAEPSQLDPHTPRVEDGGPSATERAAEDGVSTQLPAGEGSGEQDFTFDVSGENTAGTAVEPDQRNQPPVDRGATGASQGLLDRKEVLGGVIAGGLVGLIFAVCLVGFMLYRMKKKDEGSYSLEEPKQANGGAYQKPSKQEEFYA